A portion of the Cryptomeria japonica chromosome 5, Sugi_1.0, whole genome shotgun sequence genome contains these proteins:
- the LOC131068393 gene encoding tubulin alpha chain, whose protein sequence is MRECISIHIGQAGIQVGNACWELYCLEHGIQPDGQMPSDKTVGGGDDAFNTFFSETGAGKHVPRAVFVDLEPTVIDEVRTGIYRQLFHPEQLISGKEDAANNFARGHYTIGKEIVDLCLDRIRKLADNCTGLQGFLVFNAVGGGTGSGLGSLLLERLSVDYGKKSKLGFTVYPSPQVSTSVVEPYNSVLSTHSLLEHTDVSVLLDNEAIYDICRRSLDIERPTYTNLNRLVSQVISSLTTSLRFDGALNVDITEFQTNLVPYPRIHFMLSSFAPVISAEKAYHEQLSVAEITNSAFEPSSMMAKCDPRHGKYMACCLMYRGDVVPKDVNAAVATIKTKRTIQFVDWCPTGFKCGINYQPPTVVPGGDLAKVQRAVCMISNSTSVAEVFSRIDHKFDLMYAKRAFVHWYVGEGMEEGEFSEAREDLAALEKDYEEVGAESGEGDEDDEGDEY, encoded by the exons ATGAGGGAGTGCATTTCGATCCACATTGGGCAGGCCGGAATCCAGGTCGGAAATGCATGCTGGGAGCTCTACTGCCTGGAGCACGGCATTCAGCCTGATGGCCAGATGCCCAGCGATAAGACCGTCGGAGGCGGAGACGACGCTTTCAATACGTTTTTCAGCGAGACTGGTGCGGGGAAACATGTTCCTCGGGCTGTATTTGTAGATCTGGAACCCACTGTTATAGATGAGGTTCGCACTGGCATCTACCGTCAGCTCTTTCACCCGGAGCAGCTTATCAGCGGCAAAGAAGACGCGGCTAATAACTTTGCTCGTGGCCATTACACCATTGGCAAAGAGATCGTGGATCTTTGCCTGGACCGTATCAGGAAGCTTGCAGATAACTGCACAGGTCTCCAGGGTTTTCTGGTTTTCAATGCAGTGGGCGGAGGGACTGGATCTGGACTAGGTTCGCTTCTTTTGGAGCGCCTTTCTGTGGATTATGGCAAAAAATCCAAGCTAGGCTTCACTGTGTATCCTTCGCCGCAGGTGTCCACATCCGTGGTTGAGCCTTACAATAGTGTGCTTTCTACACACTCACTTCTGGAACATACTGATGTCTCTGTGCTTTTGGACAATGAAGCCATCTATGACATTTGCCGCCGTTCGCTCGATATCGAACGCCCGACCTACACAAATCTGAACCGTCTCGTCTCACAG GTCATTTCTTCATTGACCACTTCCCTCCGTTTCGATGGAGCTTTGAATGTGGATATAACGGAATTCCAGACAAATCTGGTCCCGTACCCTAGGATCCACTTCATGCTCTCCTCTTTTGCCCCTGTGATCTCAGCAGAGAAGGCATACCATGAGCAGCTCTCTGTGGCAGAAATAACCAACAGTGCATTCGAACCATCTTCCATGATGGCCAAGTGCGACCCTCGTCACGGCAAGTACATGGCATGTTGCCTCATGTACAGGGGAGATGTCGTCCCTAAGGATGTCAATGCCGCTGTCGCCACCATTAAGACCAAGAGGACCATCCAGTTTGTGGACTGGTGCCCCACTGGATTCAAGTGTGGAATCAATTACCAGCCTCCCACTGTTGTTCCAGGGGGTGATCTGGCCAAGGTTCAAAGGGCTGTCTGCATGATCTCCAATTCTACCAGTGTGGCCGAGGTGTTTTCCAGGATTGATCACAAGTTTGATCTCATGTATGCTAAGCGAGCATTTGTTCATTGGTATGTGGGTGAGGGTATGGAAGAGGGAGAGTTTTCTGAAGCTCGTGAGGATCTGGCCGCTCTGGAGAAGGATTATGAGGAAGTTGGCGCTGAGTCTGGTGAGGGCGACGAGGATGATGAGGGGGACGAGTACTGA